A segment of the Zingiber officinale cultivar Zhangliang chromosome 8B, Zo_v1.1, whole genome shotgun sequence genome:
GGAAAATGAAAGAGATGTCAAGATGCCTTAATCTAATGGGGACCTCTCCCTTATATAATTCATCCAATCCATATTACTCCATGGATAATAGCATATCAGGTTTAGGGTTCTATACATATAATCCACATCCAATAACCCGAAATCTTTAAATCGGAATTAGATTATTTTAACAAATCCGGTTCGATTCGTATTCATATATATACAAATTATAATTAAGCTCACCTACAGAGAAATAATTAAAGTTTCAAAAGTTTTAGAGTTTTAAAAGTCTCGTTTGGTACTCTGTGAGAATAAGTCTTTAAAGGTGGTCTTCAAGGTGGCAATTGTCCTGTTAAGGATGTTAGGAGAGTTTTGATATAAGTTTAGTTAACCTGGGCtgttttaaattttgttatttGATTTATCACCTAGTTTGGTTAAGTCCTTGTAAAGGTAGGATTGTTGTTTTCCTTAATTTTTGTAATttacttctaattttatttaggGTGAAGGCCGAAGAGATGCAATTTTCATTGTAGTTTTTCAACTTTCAAGTAATAAAATTCCTCTTTGTTTAATCTGTGTACGAAGATCCTTcggtaaagtagagaaaaatccccAATGACAACTTGAATTTTACATGCAATCCCCACtcataaaaaactttgtttccactcccatgcaaagttttatttactttaactccctcatgcaaatattgtgacctaattgcccctcagatttttaggtacaaaaggtccaaaaatgagtatattttctatccaattgagtatcatttaaataaaatctagtatattcgagtatattttctattaaaattgtcctttatattttttaggtataaaagtctaaaaatgagtataatttctattaaattcagcattttaaactagaatcaagtatattttctatttaattgagtatgatttttttcctatttaatataatttctcttaaattcagtatcatttgaaaaaaatctagtatattttttatccaattgagtatcatttaaagaaaatctagtatatttttcatccaattgagtactatttaaagaaaatctagtatattttccatccaattgaggtgaaaaaagaatcgtactcaatttgatagaaaatatactagattctagttttaatgtactgaatttaagaggatttatattcatttttagattttttatacttaaaatatcaggggcaattaggtaagtatattagactagggagtgaaaacaaaAAATTTTGCCAATAGGGAGTGCATACAAAGTTGTGTTTGCTAATGGGGACTGCATGTAAATTTTCACTTGAATTTaggtaaagtagagaaaaatccccaatgacaacttgaattttgcatgcaatccccactcatacaaaactttgtttccactccctgcatgcaaagttttATTTACTTTAACTCCCTCATGTaaatattgtgacctaattgCCCCTCAGATAGTTATCCTCGTGAGTCGTGATCCATTATTCTCGATATCAACTCTATGTGTGAGTTGATTCAGTTCGGTGCTACAACTATACTACTTTATATCATGATATAGTGACATGTATATATGTTCACATGGAGTTAAGATTCTTTGTTCCTAAAATGACATGTTTTCATATTTCCTCATCGATGGGACGGATTTAATAATATCTTAAGAATATAGTACACATCACGAGAATATCATAACTGTCCGATCGATAAAGAAACATGAGAACATATCATTTTAAGGACAGAGGATTTCAATTCATTATCATGGGGTCAAAGAACATCCTCTCATGTTTCTAtcccaaattcaaaattcaagatagaaaaattattttattaaatttaaatatttatttttcaatatataatatattattttttttataatttattctatctttattttatattatttattcttaaatatctatttttattattcaatcttttcttttttttctctctctctcaaatgctattttaatatttagaaaataaattttattatattaattctgttagtatttgttttatatttttctGTCCCTGTTTATGCTAGCTATGTGGTGAGGTGAGATCATATGAAGACGGACCAGTTCCGCAGCGGAACAAACTTCATTTTAGTTGCACCACAAAGCGACCGCACTCCCGTTTGTATGCGTTTCGCATTACTCGCCTCCGCTGTTTCTAAGTCCTTCGTCCCGACCAAAACCCTCCGCCGCCTCCACCTCTCCTCCGCATCCTCCTCTCCCATGGCTGCCTCCGAGGAATCGCTCCGATTAGCGCTTGCTGAGAAGCAGGCCACTGTCGATGCCCAGGCCGAGGCCGTACGCGCCCTCAAGGCCCGCCCCGGCGCCGTCAAGCCCGAAATCGACGCCGCTGTCGAATGCCTCAAGGCCCTCAAGGTGGAGGCCGGAGCCGCCGCCAGACAGCTCCAAGCCGCTGTCAGTAGAAATGGCAACGCGTCCGCCGCCTGCAGCAGGGAGGCGTTCCGCCAGGCTGTTGTCAACACGCTCGAAAGACGGCTCTTTTACATCCCCTCCTTCAAGATCTATCGCGGCGTCGCTGGCCTTTATGACTACGGCCCTCCTGGCTGCGCCGTTAAGTCTAACGTGCTCACCTTCTGGCGCCAGGTAAATAATCGTTCGTTTACGTAATTATATTCGCTATCTGTCTATATTTAGGTATATGTACGTTGATCGATTATATACCATGTAGAATTATGGTCGTCTGACTgaaatttaaaaggaaaattaGTAGGACAGCTGTTTTATTTGATCTATGTGTAACAACTAACAATAAAGTCACGTTCAATCAttttttgtatgtcatgatagaaTTCATATATctataactatttttttttttttgtgtgcaagatttACTATGGGCTTACACTTGTAATAGATTACTGTTTTTTTGGTTACCTTTCTTCTCTGCTGTGCACACTTGTTTGTGCATCTATTGTTTTTATGACTATCAGTTGGAGGATTATAAGCATCTTTTTTCACTATCGGAGTTCAAGGTTTGCTGTGCTCTGAATTTACCtcgtttgttttttctttttctattcatTGTAGCATTTTGTCCTTGAGGAGAATATGTTGGAGGTTGACTGCCCCTGTGTCACGCCTGAAGTTGTTCTTAAGGCATCTGGACATGTTGATAAGTTCACTGATCTAATGGTAAAGGATGAGAAAACAGGCACATGTTATCGAGCTGACCACTTACTCAAGGACTACTGCAAACAGAAGCTCGAGAAGGATCTCGCATTATCAGCTGAGCAGGCTGCAGAGCTTAAGCATGTTCTAGCAATGTTAGACGATTTCTCTGCAGAGGAATTAGGTGCGAAGCTTAAAGATTATGGGATCACAGCACCAGACACCAAAAACACACTTTCTGATCCTTACCCCTTTAATCTCATGTTTCAGACTTCCATTGGCCCATCTGGTATTTTGCCCGGGTCagatgaatttaaaataattacagATTGACatttgattaaaaattaattaataattttcaaTATCGCGTTAATGTGTACTGTGTTTATAGATATATGAGGCCAGAAACTGCTCAAGGGATCTTTGTGAACTTCAAGGATTTGTACTATTATAATGGTAACAAACTTCCATTTGCAGCAGCTCAGATTGGTCAAGCATTTAGAAATGAGGTTGGTTATTATTGCATTATTTTCTCCTTCCATCTGGATATAGGAACTTTAGTACAGGAGATTAACTTAATTGCTGATCATTGTCATGTTGAAAGTGAATTGCATACTGTTTTTTGATATAATTATTAGTCCCATTATAGAAGAAATAATTTCAAACCGGTGACTTCAGCATTGGGACACTGACTCCCTGATCAGCTAATCACTTTTTGGAATGCAAAGCTAACCcccaatgacaatatcatcacTGAGAAATGCGTAGTCTTAAAAATGTCGATTGGGATGAATCATTTTAAGTTTATAGTAGCCACATTTTTTTTTGCACTATATTTGCTATTCTTAGCAAATGGGAGGTTGTGAACATTTTGTTAAGGAATCTCTGAACTTTTTGAAATTGAACTTTCCATATCAACATTTTCAATTTTCAGTTATGAGGACATGCCTCTTCAGAATGTTAATCTGTAAAACACtgtctcaaattttttttaataaatgaatTAGAAGAATAATATCCAGTCCTTTCACAAATAATTAAACCAAGatgaaagaatttaaaaaaaatgtaaaggaAAAGTTATTTTGTCATACTtttgttgaggaaaaaaaaacaattaaatgAAACCAGATGAATTAAGTCTTACATGAAAATGAACAGACATTCTTTAAATTCACTTTTGAAATGTAGGTTGTTTTAATGGGATACATCACATCACATTTTGTTGATGTATCACTTAATTCCTAATAAGTTAGCCTCTACTTCTCATTGATTGTCTTCCTTCATTTTCATCCTTATAAATACAAAAGAGTGTAAAATGTGTTTTTGGTCATGGCGTAAGGTATTCAATGGTTGTCGTcttgaaccaatttcaacattgCAGATTTCACCTCGGCAAGGTCTTCTCAGAGTCCGTGAATTTACATTAGCAGAGATTGAGCATTTTGTGGATCCAGAAGACAAGTCACATTCAAAATTCATTGATGTTGCCAACTTGGAGTTTTTGATGTTCCCTAGAAGGGAGCAAATGGCAGGGGAGTCAGCAATACCCATTATACTTGGCGAGGCAGTTTCCAAGGTTGGTTCTTTGCCTATGTTCTTTCcactcttctccttctctataTTTTTACTGCCATGGCTGTTGAGTCTCTTTGGAAATTGTTTATACTTGTTAGGGAATTGTCAACAATGAAACACTTGGCTACTTTATTGGGAGGGTGTACCTCTTTCTAACACGCCTTGGAATCGATAAAGAACGATTACGTTTCAGGCAGCATTTGCCAAATGAGATGGCTCACTATGCAGCTGACTGTTGGGATGCAGAGATCGAATGTTCTTATGGCTGGATTGAATGTGTTGGAATTGCTGATAGATCTGCATATGATTTACGGGCTCATTCGGTGAGATGGAAACTTTTATCACCCCATTTGCATTTAGTACTCAGAAACTGTACTTTTATTTTAAAACCTTCACATTCTCTAAAAGCATTTCAGAAGCAGGACACTAGAAAGTAACTAAAGATACAAAACTTGTCCAGGCAAACATGAAAAGAAACATCTTTCCTGCATTTAATTACATTtagaaagtatttttttttcttacatgCGACTCCATATCATGCCGAACTAAGTTAATTATCTAAATCTCCCTTCAGCTTTTGCCCTTTTGCCAAGCATCTGTTTAAACTGTTCCAAGTCATATTTCTATTGTCTCTTGTTATTGTACTATAGTCCGGCAAATATGCTCATTCTCGATATACTTTGTTATATCTAGAAATTATGTGGACTGTTATTGAAATTGAATAATTCCATTTGATTAACAGGAAAAAAGTGGTGTCCCTTTGGTTGCTCATGAAAAATTCTCAGAACCTAGAGAAATAGAGGCAAGTTCCTATGCCTGACTATGCTTTGTAGTTTATTTCTCCGTTATGATCTATTCCTTGCCTGCAAATGTTGTGCTACTATTCATTCTTTCTCTATTTATTTATGgctctttttttctctttttctgaTAGTGTCTGTTCTTGTTCACTTTTAATTTAGAAACTTGTTATTGTGCCATCAAAAAAAGAACTTGGTCTCTCATTTAAAGGCAACCAAAAGATGGTGGTCGAAGCACTGGAGGTAAACTTGAATTTCCCATTGAAAATTTGTCCTTGTATGGTCATTGaatttgttatttatttatgcGGCACTACGACAGGCTATGAATGAAAAGGAAGCACTGGAAATGAAAGCTTCTTTGGAATCTAAAGGCGAGGTAGAGTTCTATGTTTGTACTCTGGGGAAAGCTGTTGTCATAACAAAGAAAATGGTCGCAATTAGCATTGAAAAGAAGAAGGAACATCAAAGGGTTTTCACACCCTCTGTTATTGAGCCATCTTTTGGTATTGGCCGGATAATATATTGTCTTTTTGAGCATTCTTTCTACACACGGCCAAGCAAATCAGTGGAGGAACAACTAAATGTCTTCCGTTTTCCTCCTCTAGTGGCACCCATCAAATGCACTGTTTTCCCACTAATTAAAACTGCAAAATTTGATGATGTCGCTAAAATCATAGCAAAATCTTTGACAGCAGCTGGGGTTTCTCATATTATTGACATCACAGGTATGTTTCTTAAAGAATGATAATCTTTGTCTTCTGTTGCACCACACTAATGCAGTATCCTTTTCTTTACAATTGGTACATGTTCTCGATGGATGATTCATACTGTGCACTTTTATATGATTTGTTAACTTTCATTGCTCAGCAGAATGAATTGAGCATTTGTTCACCGGGTTTTTTTACAGGCACATCTATCGGAAAGCGGTATGCCAGGACCGATGAAATTGGCGTACCTTTTGCAGTAACTGTTGATTCAACTGATAGTGTGACGATCCGGGAAAGGGATAGCAAGGAGCAGATCCGTGTTAGCATCGACGAGGTGGCATCGGTGGTGAAGGAAGTGGCAGATGGGCAAAGCACCTGGTCTGATATTACGGGGAGGTATCCAGCCCATGTCGCCGCGCAATCCAATGAGGAATGAACCATACTGAATTCAACACATGACATCTTAGTTTTTATTCCCACAAGGGTTTTAAGCTTTCATTTTACAGTTCAGTATTTCAATAATTGCATCAAAGAATCGACTAAATTGTGGATTATTTAATCATTTAGCCCTCCTTAtgtcatttaaaaattctaactATGTAGCATTTTGAACATGTCGTTCCTTAACAGATAGACTGCATTACAGTTGAGTGTTTCAGGCTGTTTCAGCACGgagatgagatcctctgtccccaaaatGCTGTGTCCCCATGTTCCAGCGCCGATCGGACGGACTAAATCACATCTCAAGAATGCAGTGTACATCATGAAAATATCATAGCCGTCCGATCGACGCTGAGACATGGGGACACAGCattttggggacagaggatctcatctGGCACGGAGATGAGGCATCTCATTCTGCAcatcatattttaaaaataaaggcAAATATATGACTACTTGTCttcctatttaaaaaaaaacatttctttttaaattttaaaattgtaagttgttttataatatttaaaaaatctaaattgactttttttaacttcttgctaacgtatttttataaaaataaattcttttacTTACAGTATTTAGAAACCCATAATAATTAAAGTAAATGTGAAATGATTTACAAATTATCTTACATTTCAATAATTAATGTAAAGCAAACAAGCTAATTTTTTAACCCGCAT
Coding sequences within it:
- the LOC122015708 gene encoding glycine--tRNA ligase, mitochondrial 1-like, with product MRFALLASAVSKSFVPTKTLRRLHLSSASSSPMAASEESLRLALAEKQATVDAQAEAVRALKARPGAVKPEIDAAVECLKALKVEAGAAARQLQAAVSRNGNASAACSREAFRQAVVNTLERRLFYIPSFKIYRGVAGLYDYGPPGCAVKSNVLTFWRQHFVLEENMLEVDCPCVTPEVVLKASGHVDKFTDLMVKDEKTGTCYRADHLLKDYCKQKLEKDLALSAEQAAELKHVLAMLDDFSAEELGAKLKDYGITAPDTKNTLSDPYPFNLMFQTSIGPSGILPGYMRPETAQGIFVNFKDLYYYNGNKLPFAAAQIGQAFRNEISPRQGLLRVREFTLAEIEHFVDPEDKSHSKFIDVANLEFLMFPRREQMAGESAIPIILGEAVSKGIVNNETLGYFIGRVYLFLTRLGIDKERLRFRQHLPNEMAHYAADCWDAEIECSYGWIECVGIADRSAYDLRAHSEKSGVPLVAHEKFSEPREIEKLVIVPSKKELGLSFKGNQKMVVEALEAMNEKEALEMKASLESKGEVEFYVCTLGKAVVITKKMVAISIEKKKEHQRVFTPSVIEPSFGIGRIIYCLFEHSFYTRPSKSVEEQLNVFRFPPLVAPIKCTVFPLIKTAKFDDVAKIIAKSLTAAGVSHIIDITGTSIGKRYARTDEIGVPFAVTVDSTDSVTIRERDSKEQIRVSIDEVASVVKEVADGQSTWSDITGRYPAHVAAQSNEE